In Helianthus annuus cultivar XRQ/B chromosome 8, HanXRQr2.0-SUNRISE, whole genome shotgun sequence, a single genomic region encodes these proteins:
- the LOC110869893 gene encoding uncharacterized protein LOC110869893, with protein MWCHLFIQTLTGAARLWFDNLPVGTITSWVDLREKFLMHFSQQQRSIRDTADVMNIWRRDDESSEGFITRYNKEVLEIGDVHEHLVRAQFKYVVRCDDMIKVLSGMEGLPKSWEKLMAAAKVYAQTERNLSTNRPPPLHNRPQDMSGSGGKKVDP; from the coding sequence ATGTGGTGCCATCTATTCATCCAAACTCTCACAGGTGCAGCGCGACTATGGTTCGATAACCTACCAGTTGGGACGATAACGTCGTGGGTGGATCTAAGAGAAAAATTCCTAATGCATTTTAGCCAACAACAAAGGTCTATCAGAGACACTGCTGACGTGATGAATATTTGGAGGCGTGACGATGAGAGCTCAGAGGGCTTCATAACGCGCTACAACAAGGAAGTACTAGAGATCGGTGATGTTCATGAACATCTGGTACGAGCGCAGTTCAAGTATGTTGTCCGCTGCGATGACATGATCAAGGTTCTGTCAGGAATGGAGGGGTTACCCAAGAGTTGGGAGAAGCTGATGGCTGCGGCCAAAGTGTACGCCCAGACAGAACGAAACCTCAGCACCAACAGGCCGCCGCCACTGCACAATCGCCCACAAGACATGAGTGGTAGTGGTGGAAAGAAAGTGGACCCATAA